The DNA sequence TAAATTTTTTCTTGCATTTTCTATACTTACAAATGAAGTTCCAATTCTTACATTAATAATTTTATTTGATGAATTTGAAAAATCGATAAACGCACCAATTTTTTCTTGATTAGAAATTTCATATTTATTTTTGAAAATATTTTGTCCTTGATAAACTCCGAATTCTTGAATCGGTACTTCAAACCGAATAACAAAATAGCCGCTAAATCCGGCACTTTCTCCCCAGCCTTGATAAATTCTATGTACCGGATTATATCCAACTATTTCATTTTGCTCCGGAATTACTTTTATAAATCCTTCATTCTCATCGCTGTTTGGTTCAACAATAATATATTTTTCTTCATTATTATTGAATGAGAATTTTAGAAATCCGCATCGTGTCGTTGCAGTAATTTCACAATCAATATTATAATTCTCTAAATTAATTTTATAAAAGTAAGGAGTTGAAATTTCATTTGAGGGAGAATAATTCGAACCTCTATTTTCCAGCAAATGATTTAATTTTCCAGAAATAGGCATAATTGAAAAACTGCCGTAATCTTGTGTGCATGAACCGCTTAACCAATGTGTACCTCTAAATCCGGTAATTAAAGAATCTTTATAATAATACGGCGCAACACATTTTGTTTCAACATTTTTTGTTTGCGGAGTCCAATTTGTCATTCCAAACGGAACTGTAACCGAAGGAATTACTTGAGCATTATTTTCGGTTCCTTCACCATGTTTAAGTGCGCTGATTGTTCGAGAAGGAGCTGTGCCAATTAACGGATTTACATATTTTACAAAATCATATGAAAAATTATTTTGCGAATAAATAATATTTACTATCATAAAAAAGAATAAAATATTTTTCGTTAAAATTCTAAACATGACATTTTTTCTTTATCGAAAAGTTATAATAAATATTATTAGGAATTATTCAATTTATTAAAAAATTGAAACGGTATTTATTTCAAATATTGAATTCAAAATCTAATATTACTAAACCGATTCATTTTGAGTTTTTTAATATAAATCTAATTAATTTATAATCTTTGGTTGAGAAATAAAAATTTTACTATAACGCTTTAGTTATTTAATTATTTTTGATTTTAAAATCAAGTATTATTTTGAATTTGGAAGGATTTCTATTGCGAAACAGTATTAAAATTCAATGAAACTATTTTTTAATTTTGATTAACAAGTGAATTTGCACATGTATTTCTTTTTACAACTTTATGTTCAATTATTACTTTTTCGTTTTTAATTTCACCTTTTGATTGTATTACTTTTATCAACAACTTTGTGGCTTCTTCACCTATTTTATGCGCCGGCATATCTATTGTTGATAAAGGAAATTTTAAATATTTTCCAAAATCAATATTATCAAATCCAAAAACCGAAACATCTTCCGGGACTTTGATATTCAATTTTTCCAAAGCATTAATTACACCAATTGCCGATAAATCATTATAGCAAAATACTGCGGTTGGTAATTCCTTTTCCTTTTTTGAAAATAATTCGTAAGCCAAATTATAACTGTCTTCAATATTTGGTCCAACAACAAAAATAAATTCTTCGTTTATGGGAATTAAATTTTCATTCATTGCATTTTGATATCCCAACAATCTTTTCTGAGCATGCCCGGAATGAGGTGGACCTCCAAAGTATGCAATTTTTTTATGTCCTAATTTTATTAAATGAACTACTGCTTCATATGCTGCTTTTCTATTATCAATATCTACGCTATTTACGGTATAATTATCAATCATTCCGAGAATTACAAATGCAATATTATTGCTCATTAAATTTGCGAGAGAAATAAAATTCCTTACATCATTTTGAATTGGTGAAATTATTAATCCATCGACTCGTTTGCTGAGCATTGTATTTATAATTTCTGCTTCTTTTTCGGCTTTTAATTCAGAACTTCCCAATAAAACTGAATAGCCAAATTCCGAGGCAGTATCATAAACGCCTTTCATCACTTTTGCAAAATGCGGATTATCAATTTCTTTGATTATTAGTCCGATACTTTTTGTTTCTTTTAAAGCAAGTGATTGAGCAATTTGATTAGGATTAAAATTATATTTTTCAATTACTTTTAAAACTTTCTCTCTGGTTTTATCAGAAACACCGGGTTTATTGTTCAACACAATAGAAACAGCGGAAACTGAAACATTTGATAATTTTGCAATATCAACAATTGTTAATTTCATTATTTATTCACCAAGAAAACTTCGTTAATTTATTATCTCAAATTTAGCAATCTATTCAATAAAATATTTACTTAATATTTTCGGATTCTTTTGCAGAATATTCATCTATTTCCAATCCTTCAGTATTTTGAAAAATAATTTGTTTCTTCGAAATATTTTCTTCCAAAATTTGAATTTTTTCCAACGCAAGTTTTTTTACATCATCAAAAACAAATGCTGGTCTGTAATCCGGATTTTCTGCAACAACATATATATTTTTCATTTTCAGATTTTTTACATGACGAATATAAAAAGCCCACGATGGTAATTCACCAAACATGTGAAATTCCGGATACTCACTTTCATTTTCGGGAACATCGGATAATCTGCTTAACGGAATATTTGCTAAACCATTATTTCCCTTTCCGGGATAAATTATTTCTATATCTTCCAAAGTAACATTTTCAACGTAACAATCTTTATATCCGGTTATTGATGACGGAAACGGATTATGGAAAAACGGTAATTCCGGACCGCGAATTTCATAATTTTTATCCGGCACATCAAAAGGAATATGAACTTTTAAATCTTTAATTTTTACATTTCTTAAAATTCCGACTTTTTCATCTTTATTTCTTTTGCCAAGTTTTATAAAAATAGCATTTCGGGTATTATAAGCTCTAATATTTTTAATTGAAATATCTTCAATAATTCCGCCGTCAACAGACTCCAAAGCTATTGCAGATCTGAATGTATCAAAAACTTTTATATTATTAATAGTAACTTTTTTAAATCCGCCGGCAGATGCAGTTCCAAATTTTACTGCGCTTGCACTTGATCTAACTGTGCAATTTTCAATTACAATATTTTCATTGTAAGAATCAGCATTTGTTGATTTAAGGCAAATTCCATCATCTGCAGAATTTATGTAAGAATTTGTAACCCAAACATTTTTGCAATTATCAATATCCAAGCCGTCATTATTCCAATAGGCATCGCTAATTACTTTTATATTATCGATTTTTAAACTATCGCATAATTCATATGTCTGAACCCAGCAAGCGGAGTTTTTCAATGTAACATTTTTAATTATCACATTATTACATTTACTAAATTCAATTAATTGAGGTCTTGCAAATTCGTTTGGTCGTTTTCTTTTTTTGTTGTAAAATAATGAATCAAGTTTTCCGGCATAATAAAGACTATCAACTTTTAAAGCTAATGTTCTGCCTTGACCATCAATAATTCCTTCTCCGGAAATTTTTATATTTTTTTGATTTTCAGCTAATATTAATGATTTCCATCTATTCATATTTTTATAATCACTAATATCCGTACTTCCTAATAGAACTGCGCCACTTTCAAGAAAAAGTTCAACGTTTGATTTTAATATTATTGAACCCGTTAAAAATATTCCATTAGGAATTATTACTTTTCCTCCGCCGTTTATATTTGCATCATCAATTGCATTTTGAATAAAAGTTTGGTTTAATGTCTTGCTATCAGCTTTTGCTCCGTAACTCAAAACATTAAATATCTTTTCTTGAGCAATAGTGATGTTGGAAATTGTAGTTGAGATAAAAACAAATGTAAGGAGATTTTTTTTGAGCGAAATAAATCTTAAAAAATATTGAAATGTAAATGTTCTATTTAAATTAAAAATCCACAAAAGAATACCTTTTCTATTAAATGAAAAGTACAACAAAAAAGTTTCTCCATAATTTATATGGAGAAACTCCCTTTAAACATAAATCAGATTACTTTAATAACATCATTTTCTTTGAAGCTACAAAATTATCAGCTTTTAATTGATAGATATATAAACCGCTTGCTAAATCGGAAGCGTTAAAATCAAAACTATAATTACCGGCAGTTAGTTTATTATTTACAATTGTTGCAACTTGCTGACCCAATATATTAAATATAGTTACATTTACATTAGCAGCATTAGGAATACTGAAATTAATTGTTGTAGTCGGATTAAAAGGATTTGGATAATTTTGCTGTAAAGAATATTCAACTGGAATTGATTCATTTTCTTGAACATCCGTTAACCATTGAGATTTTTTATCTGGGAACCAATTCAAATCGCCAAGTGGTAAACCTTCGGTACTTGCAGTATATTGAGCTAATGAAGTTGAATATGAACAATCTAAAGTATCTCTAAAATATGTAGTT is a window from the Ignavibacteriota bacterium genome containing:
- a CDS encoding glycoside hydrolase family 28 protein, with protein sequence MLYFSFNRKGILLWIFNLNRTFTFQYFLRFISLKKNLLTFVFISTTISNITIAQEKIFNVLSYGAKADSKTLNQTFIQNAIDDANINGGGKVIIPNGIFLTGSIILKSNVELFLESGAVLLGSTDISDYKNMNRWKSLILAENQKNIKISGEGIIDGQGRTLALKVDSLYYAGKLDSLFYNKKRKRPNEFARPQLIEFSKCNNVIIKNVTLKNSACWVQTYELCDSLKIDNIKVISDAYWNNDGLDIDNCKNVWVTNSYINSADDGICLKSTNADSYNENIVIENCTVRSSASAVKFGTASAGGFKKVTINNIKVFDTFRSAIALESVDGGIIEDISIKNIRAYNTRNAIFIKLGKRNKDEKVGILRNVKIKDLKVHIPFDVPDKNYEIRGPELPFFHNPFPSSITGYKDCYVENVTLEDIEIIYPGKGNNGLANIPLSRLSDVPENESEYPEFHMFGELPSWAFYIRHVKNLKMKNIYVVAENPDYRPAFVFDDVKKLALEKIQILEENISKKQIIFQNTEGLEIDEYSAKESENIK
- a CDS encoding LacI family DNA-binding transcriptional regulator, with translation MKLTIVDIAKLSNVSVSAVSIVLNNKPGVSDKTREKVLKVIEKYNFNPNQIAQSLALKETKSIGLIIKEIDNPHFAKVMKGVYDTASEFGYSVLLGSSELKAEKEAEIINTMLSKRVDGLIISPIQNDVRNFISLANLMSNNIAFVILGMIDNYTVNSVDIDNRKAAYEAVVHLIKLGHKKIAYFGGPPHSGHAQKRLLGYQNAMNENLIPINEEFIFVVGPNIEDSYNLAYELFSKKEKELPTAVFCYNDLSAIGVINALEKLNIKVPEDVSVFGFDNIDFGKYLKFPLSTIDMPAHKIGEEATKLLIKVIQSKGEIKNEKVIIEHKVVKRNTCANSLVNQN